Proteins from a genomic interval of Paenibacillus lentus:
- a CDS encoding YtrH family sporulation protein — protein MSTFLTKAVMDFFIAFGIVLGGALVGGIGAVVSLQPPTQTMLDVADRIKIWALAAAVGGTIDPMRVIESNFFDGNLSPAIKQILYLLFAFLGAHMGSELVRWVCGGNRG, from the coding sequence ATGAGCACATTTCTTACAAAAGCGGTGATGGACTTCTTTATCGCTTTCGGTATCGTCCTGGGAGGGGCGCTGGTCGGAGGAATCGGAGCCGTCGTATCCTTGCAACCGCCGACTCAGACGATGCTCGATGTCGCGGACCGAATTAAAATATGGGCGCTCGCTGCCGCCGTAGGGGGAACGATCGATCCGATGCGTGTCATAGAGAGTAATTTTTTTGACGGAAACCTGTCACCAGCTATTAAGCAAATCCTATATTTGTTATTCGCCTTCCTTGGCGCGCATATGGGATCGGAACTGGTACGCTGGGTATGCGGGGGCAACCGGGGATGA
- a CDS encoding YheC/YheD family protein, with amino-acid sequence MNPSTQGIVGILVGECTGPLPFAESAFFRQLCHIGNQQRMTIYVFCPGWVTSGHRSIPGYTFENGKWIRKQFRAPEIIYDRCISLDKRQQRRKQRCLEILNELQPFVYLTRGLAGKWSVYQALVKHKLFVPFLPHTVRYENSSQLDQWISNHEGEAFLKPQNGSHGKRTLHVKEIKSEPGGGFVVTGRDSSNQPFLRKFHSRQDGLEWIHRFVGSRIFLLQPYLQLNNANGEPFDVRVLMQKNENGNWSMTGMAVRAGRKHTLTSNLHGGGSAHRALPFLTKELGTQDASRAIDTIHHLSEAIPVHLESHFGRLAELGIDFGVDRKGQVWILEVNSKPGRSSLSRIGDMQGARKSVENPIQYARYLLLRKNLA; translated from the coding sequence ATGAATCCGTCTACTCAAGGCATAGTCGGCATTTTGGTAGGCGAATGCACCGGTCCCCTACCTTTTGCAGAATCAGCGTTTTTCCGCCAATTATGCCATATTGGCAATCAACAGAGAATGACTATCTACGTATTTTGCCCAGGGTGGGTCACTTCAGGCCACAGGAGCATCCCTGGATATACGTTTGAGAATGGGAAATGGATACGAAAGCAGTTCCGCGCCCCGGAAATTATTTATGATCGATGCATATCTCTCGATAAAAGGCAGCAGCGGCGCAAGCAGCGCTGTCTAGAAATCTTGAATGAACTGCAGCCCTTCGTTTACTTAACCCGGGGGCTTGCAGGTAAATGGTCTGTCTATCAAGCCCTTGTCAAACATAAACTTTTCGTCCCCTTCCTTCCCCATACTGTCCGTTACGAGAATTCGAGCCAGCTCGACCAGTGGATCTCAAATCATGAAGGCGAGGCCTTCCTCAAGCCGCAAAACGGTTCGCACGGAAAACGAACCCTACATGTTAAAGAAATAAAATCAGAGCCGGGAGGTGGGTTTGTAGTAACCGGAAGAGACAGCAGCAATCAACCGTTCCTCAGAAAATTTCATTCCAGGCAAGATGGTTTGGAGTGGATCCATCGATTCGTCGGTTCAAGAATATTTCTGCTGCAGCCCTATCTGCAACTAAACAATGCTAACGGCGAGCCATTTGATGTCAGAGTGCTGATGCAAAAAAACGAAAATGGCAATTGGAGCATGACAGGCATGGCTGTACGGGCTGGTCGCAAACACACGTTAACCTCTAATCTCCACGGCGGCGGAAGCGCTCATCGAGCGTTACCCTTTCTGACTAAGGAACTGGGTACGCAGGATGCATCAAGGGCTATAGACACTATCCATCATCTCTCGGAGGCTATTCCTGTGCATTTGGAATCCCATTTTGGCAGGCTTGCTGAGCTTGGGATCGACTTCGGAGTTGATCGCAAGGGGCAAGTATGGATTCTGGAGGTCAACTCCAAGCCGGGCAGGTCCTCATTGTCTCGGATCGGCGATATGCAAGGGGCTCGAAAGTCCGTGGAGAACCCGATTCAATATGCCCGATATTTGTTGCTTCGAAAAAATTTAGCATAG
- a CDS encoding YlbF family regulator, with product MNIYDKAHDLAKALKESQEVADITSAMKLVDADPESKRMLDDFRLKQNEVQQRMMSGDMPSPEEMEQMEKLFEVLSLNLNIRRLFDAERRLSVIIQDVNKIITDSLQHLYGAEQL from the coding sequence ATGAACATTTATGACAAAGCACATGATTTGGCAAAGGCCCTTAAAGAGAGTCAGGAGGTAGCTGATATTACTTCTGCCATGAAACTGGTGGATGCAGATCCGGAAAGCAAGCGGATGCTTGATGATTTTCGCCTGAAGCAAAATGAAGTACAGCAGCGGATGATGAGCGGCGATATGCCTTCTCCCGAGGAAATGGAGCAAATGGAGAAGCTGTTTGAGGTGCTAAGCTTGAATTTGAACATTCGTCGCTTGTTTGATGCAGAACGCCGCTTGAGCGTGATCATTCAAGATGTGAACAAAATTATCACGGACAGCCTGCAGCATCTATACGGGGCAGAGCAGTTGTAG
- a CDS encoding YheC/YheD family protein codes for MHSKKIKVQIMNPGLLEEDCLVLGELLIKQLKIPTNHPLQLSFGSFRHNVKVIPLSRLDGIRISQGLAKRMALPARSTLRITYRPHSSTIQLGPIIGVLISRDYPESPERPFGPITLFCRELANACQRQGVFVYFFTPSHIGSNSSNVTGWVYADGWRKTDLPAANVFYNRLTSRKLENKPSVQHFMKEVKSLFGSHYFNEKFLDKTEVFDALGHAPALSVYMPESHLFRNFAMLKSMCNKHPIVFLKPIKGSLGKGIIRISRLEGGGYQTLTAQVGGTQKQTYPSLAKLFSALSGKMKSTRYQIQQGLHLMQMDRRPVDFRALVQKNRFGKWNVTSIVARIAGNQHFVSNLARGGSLCTLKDAISRSTLPPQIKKKLSARLKKAALDIAKGIDEQIPAHFGELGIDLAVDQHGRIWLLEVNSKPSKNDNTPIGGGKVRPSAKQVIEYSRFLSGF; via the coding sequence ATGCACTCCAAAAAAATAAAGGTACAAATCATGAATCCGGGTTTGCTGGAAGAGGATTGTCTCGTGCTCGGCGAGCTGCTGATCAAGCAGCTAAAAATTCCGACCAATCATCCGCTGCAGCTATCCTTCGGTTCATTTCGCCACAATGTCAAGGTCATTCCCTTGTCGCGGTTAGACGGGATCAGGATCAGCCAAGGACTTGCAAAAAGAATGGCTCTTCCGGCAAGGTCGACACTTCGAATCACTTATCGTCCTCATTCATCTACCATCCAGCTTGGACCAATTATCGGTGTGCTGATCAGTCGAGACTATCCGGAAAGTCCGGAGAGACCGTTCGGCCCAATCACCTTGTTCTGCCGGGAACTCGCCAATGCTTGCCAACGACAAGGAGTCTTTGTTTATTTCTTTACACCATCCCATATTGGAAGCAACAGCTCAAATGTAACAGGATGGGTTTATGCGGATGGCTGGAGGAAAACCGATCTTCCTGCCGCAAATGTGTTCTACAATCGCCTGACATCGCGAAAATTGGAGAATAAGCCTAGCGTACAGCATTTTATGAAAGAAGTAAAATCCCTCTTTGGCAGCCATTACTTCAACGAAAAATTCCTGGATAAAACCGAAGTATTCGATGCTCTGGGGCACGCTCCAGCTCTGTCCGTTTATATGCCAGAATCGCATTTATTCCGCAATTTCGCCATGTTGAAATCGATGTGCAACAAACATCCCATCGTCTTCCTTAAACCGATTAAGGGCAGCCTGGGCAAGGGCATCATACGTATCTCCCGGCTGGAAGGAGGAGGTTATCAAACGTTAACGGCGCAAGTCGGCGGAACTCAGAAGCAGACTTACCCCAGTCTCGCCAAATTATTCTCCGCTCTATCCGGCAAAATGAAATCGACACGTTACCAGATCCAACAAGGCCTCCATCTAATGCAGATGGATCGTCGGCCTGTAGATTTTCGTGCACTTGTGCAAAAAAATCGATTCGGAAAATGGAATGTTACCTCTATTGTCGCCCGGATCGCTGGCAATCAACATTTTGTTTCCAACCTAGCGCGAGGCGGTTCGCTCTGCACACTAAAGGATGCTATCTCACGCAGCACGCTCCCTCCTCAAATTAAGAAAAAGTTAAGCGCAAGACTTAAAAAGGCCGCGCTCGATATCGCAAAGGGTATCGACGAGCAAATTCCAGCTCACTTCGGAGAACTGGGCATTGATCTCGCGGTCGATCAGCATGGCCGAATCTGGTTGCTCGAAGTGAATTCCAAGCCTTCGAAGAATGATAATACACCGATTGGCGGGGGCAAAGTTCGACCTTCCGCTAAGCAAGTGATAGAGTACTCACGTTTTCTTTCCGGCTTCTAA
- a CDS encoding YtpI family protein has protein sequence MIESIQYVLYVGLIITCIFSVFFSIKSRRSVDGKARGLSQAKMNISMGFMLLILAFIQMFIFSGSSIRVVIGALFMVLGAFNIFAGIRNHGLWTRYNPESNQS, from the coding sequence ATGATCGAAAGTATCCAATATGTGTTGTATGTCGGACTCATCATTACATGCATTTTCTCCGTGTTCTTTAGCATAAAATCCCGCCGATCCGTAGACGGCAAGGCTCGCGGCCTGTCCCAAGCTAAAATGAATATCAGTATGGGCTTTATGCTTCTAATTCTTGCTTTTATCCAAATGTTCATCTTTAGCGGCTCGTCCATCCGTGTCGTGATCGGTGCCCTGTTTATGGTGTTAGGAGCTTTTAATATTTTTGCGGGTATAAGAAATCATGGGCTTTGGACACGTTACAACCCGGAGTCCAATCAATCGTAA
- a CDS encoding DNA polymerase III subunit alpha, whose product MDEFVHLHVHSEYSLLDGAARLQDLVAKAASFGMKALALTDHGVMYGAVPFYKYCKANGIKPIIGCEMYFTAASRKERGTRKDQPIHHLILLAKNETGYRNLMRLSSIGHLEGFHYKPRIDWEVLERHSEGLVCLSACLGGEVPQHLLHGRYNEARKAAQRYQAVFGEDFYIELQDHGIPEQKKVLPELIKLARELDVQLVATNDVHYLNQEDAEVQDVLICIGTGKTVEDEERLQIPTDQLYLKSGAEMAALFPYISEAVTNTKVIADKCNLELEFGRHILPAYRPIPDGMSAEAYLTMLCEEGLEKRYGHLDIWQQEHTREPLKQRLYYELNVIGNMGFSDYFLIVWDFIAYAHRQGIATGPGRGSSAGSIVAYVLNITDVDPMKYNLLFERFLNPERVTMPDIDIDFSDERRDEVIAYVADKYGAEHVAQIITFGTMAARAAVRDVGRVLNVPFGEVDKVAKLIPGNLGMTIERAIQESPELKGLYESQQRIQGLLDMARKVEGMPRHASTHAAGVVISRDPLTDTVPLQAGGEGTPLTQYSMEHLESIGLLKMDFLGLRTLSIIERCMNWIQEQEGETPDFRHIPDNDPATYEMLGRGETTGVFQLESAGMRRVLRELKPSVFEDIITVLALYRPGPMEFIPKYIAGKHGQISVEYPHADLIPILQDTYGIIVYQEQIMQIAAKMAGFSLGEADLLRRAVSKKKREVLDEERGHFVAGSLAKGYEEKDANAVYDMIVRFANYGFPRAHAAAYGVLAFQTAYLKAHYPVHFMASMLTAVMGSHRKVAEYIIECRRMGITVLPPDVNESSILFTPRLVQTSDRKNAEHNIGATEPLTVVESYAANDLQELGGSEPVNMMAERAAVLSGAPVEEKSRHSEDAEVAVRGVIRFGLAAIKNVGTQAMESILRERKERPFDSLLDFCRRVDLRTCNKRVIESLIQGGAFDSLPGHRAQLLAMLDETVEAALKWRKEREDLQIQLFDFVETPNWNIEYPEIPPFSAAQQLDLERELLGLYLSGHPLDDYDELLVAEGSERLMDLGESPDGSRVVVAGMVVSVKTITTKQGKAMAFMELEDQVERCEVVLFPEIWRRSGELVAKGALLALRATVQQQDEGFKLLADELAPLSAASLAQLRRSRGASPRGMGRASAQPQPAAPRGNDAVTAASSRTAAAQRSEAPGAAGSAGQPFERAATAAREVKTPAQRVFIKIPAAAENARLLEQLKSLLQLHPGSVATLLYYESTGKLLALSERYNIKPSPELFQQMEDMLGRGTVKIK is encoded by the coding sequence ATGGACGAATTTGTTCACTTGCACGTGCATAGCGAGTACAGTCTGCTGGATGGTGCCGCCAGACTACAGGATTTGGTTGCCAAAGCGGCAAGCTTCGGAATGAAGGCGTTGGCGTTAACCGACCATGGAGTCATGTACGGGGCGGTTCCTTTTTATAAATATTGCAAGGCAAACGGCATTAAGCCGATTATTGGCTGTGAAATGTACTTTACGGCCGCTTCGCGCAAGGAACGGGGAACTCGCAAAGACCAGCCGATTCATCATTTGATTTTGCTGGCCAAGAATGAAACGGGTTACCGGAATCTCATGAGGCTGTCTTCCATTGGCCATCTAGAGGGCTTTCACTATAAGCCGCGGATCGATTGGGAGGTGCTGGAGCGACACAGCGAAGGTCTCGTATGCCTGAGCGCCTGTCTTGGCGGCGAGGTGCCGCAGCATTTGCTGCACGGCAGATATAACGAGGCTCGAAAGGCTGCACAGCGCTACCAGGCGGTATTCGGTGAGGATTTCTATATCGAGCTTCAGGATCATGGTATTCCAGAACAAAAAAAGGTGCTTCCGGAGCTGATCAAGCTGGCTCGCGAGCTGGATGTGCAACTGGTGGCAACGAATGATGTACATTATTTGAACCAAGAGGATGCCGAGGTACAGGATGTACTCATCTGCATCGGTACAGGCAAGACGGTAGAGGATGAGGAACGGCTGCAAATTCCAACCGATCAGCTGTATTTAAAAAGCGGCGCAGAAATGGCGGCGCTATTCCCATATATTTCTGAGGCCGTTACTAATACGAAGGTTATTGCGGACAAATGTAATCTTGAGCTTGAATTCGGACGGCATATTTTACCGGCCTATCGCCCGATTCCGGATGGAATGAGCGCTGAAGCCTATTTGACCATGTTATGTGAAGAAGGGCTTGAGAAAAGATATGGCCATCTTGACATTTGGCAGCAGGAGCATACCCGTGAGCCATTGAAACAGCGGCTTTATTATGAATTGAATGTCATCGGAAATATGGGTTTCTCGGATTATTTTTTGATCGTTTGGGATTTCATCGCTTACGCGCACAGGCAGGGTATTGCCACCGGTCCGGGACGGGGCTCCTCTGCGGGGAGCATCGTGGCTTATGTGCTGAATATTACCGATGTCGATCCGATGAAATACAATTTGCTGTTTGAGCGCTTCCTTAACCCTGAACGGGTGACCATGCCGGACATCGATATCGATTTCAGCGATGAGCGGCGGGATGAGGTTATTGCTTATGTTGCGGACAAATACGGCGCTGAGCATGTGGCGCAAATTATTACGTTCGGTACCATGGCCGCGCGTGCTGCGGTGCGGGATGTGGGACGTGTGCTAAACGTGCCGTTTGGCGAAGTGGATAAGGTGGCGAAGCTGATCCCTGGCAATCTCGGTATGACGATTGAGCGGGCGATCCAGGAAAGCCCGGAGCTGAAGGGGCTCTACGAATCACAGCAGCGGATTCAAGGCTTGCTCGACATGGCTCGCAAGGTAGAAGGCATGCCCCGTCATGCGTCTACTCATGCAGCCGGCGTTGTGATTTCCCGCGATCCGCTGACGGACACTGTGCCGCTGCAGGCTGGCGGCGAAGGGACACCGCTTACCCAGTATTCCATGGAGCATCTGGAGTCGATAGGGCTGCTCAAAATGGACTTCTTGGGACTGCGTACGCTCTCGATTATCGAGCGTTGTATGAACTGGATTCAGGAGCAGGAGGGAGAAACCCCTGATTTTCGCCATATTCCGGATAATGACCCAGCCACCTATGAGATGCTGGGAAGGGGCGAGACAACGGGCGTATTCCAGTTGGAATCCGCAGGGATGAGGCGGGTGCTTAGGGAGCTGAAGCCCTCTGTTTTCGAGGATATTATTACGGTTCTCGCTCTGTATCGGCCTGGTCCGATGGAATTTATTCCAAAATATATCGCAGGCAAGCACGGGCAGATTAGCGTGGAATATCCGCATGCTGACCTGATTCCGATTCTTCAGGACACCTACGGCATCATCGTTTATCAGGAACAAATTATGCAGATCGCGGCAAAGATGGCGGGCTTTTCTCTGGGCGAAGCCGATTTGCTGCGCCGCGCCGTTTCGAAGAAGAAACGCGAGGTACTGGATGAAGAGAGAGGGCATTTTGTAGCTGGAAGTCTAGCCAAAGGATATGAAGAGAAAGATGCGAATGCGGTTTACGATATGATCGTTCGCTTCGCCAATTATGGGTTTCCTCGCGCTCATGCCGCGGCGTACGGAGTTCTTGCTTTTCAAACGGCCTATTTGAAGGCGCATTATCCTGTTCACTTTATGGCGTCGATGCTGACGGCTGTGATGGGCAGCCATCGCAAGGTGGCTGAATACATTATCGAATGTCGCCGAATGGGGATTACGGTATTGCCGCCGGATGTTAATGAGAGCAGTATCTTGTTTACGCCTCGTCTAGTTCAGACTTCCGATAGAAAAAATGCGGAGCATAACATCGGGGCTACTGAGCCGCTTACAGTCGTAGAATCGTATGCGGCAAACGATTTGCAGGAGCTGGGCGGGAGCGAACCGGTAAACATGATGGCAGAGCGGGCTGCGGTACTTTCTGGGGCGCCGGTAGAAGAGAAAAGCAGACACTCCGAAGATGCTGAGGTGGCTGTGCGGGGCGTTATCCGCTTCGGCCTGGCGGCGATTAAGAATGTCGGTACTCAGGCTATGGAGAGTATTTTGCGGGAACGGAAGGAAAGGCCCTTTGATAGCTTACTCGATTTTTGCAGGCGGGTTGATTTGCGGACTTGCAATAAACGGGTTATTGAATCGCTTATTCAAGGCGGCGCGTTTGATTCGCTGCCGGGTCATCGTGCACAATTGCTCGCCATGCTGGACGAGACGGTTGAGGCTGCACTCAAATGGCGCAAGGAGCGGGAGGATTTGCAAATACAGTTATTTGATTTTGTGGAGACGCCGAACTGGAATATCGAGTATCCAGAAATCCCTCCGTTTAGTGCGGCGCAGCAGCTGGATCTGGAGCGGGAGCTGTTAGGCTTGTATCTGTCCGGTCATCCGCTCGATGATTACGACGAATTGCTGGTGGCCGAAGGAAGCGAAAGACTTATGGATCTAGGGGAGAGTCCAGATGGGAGCAGGGTTGTCGTCGCTGGTATGGTCGTGTCTGTAAAGACAATCACGACCAAGCAGGGCAAAGCGATGGCCTTTATGGAACTGGAGGATCAGGTAGAGCGATGTGAGGTCGTATTATTTCCTGAAATATGGCGGCGCAGCGGGGAATTGGTCGCCAAAGGCGCCCTGCTGGCGCTGCGCGCCACCGTCCAGCAGCAGGACGAAGGCTTCAAGCTGCTGGCGGACGAGCTTGCGCCGCTAAGCGCCGCGAGCCTCGCGCAGCTTCGGCGCAGCCGCGGGGCATCCCCCCGCGGCATGGGCAGGGCCTCGGCGCAGCCGCAGCCTGCAGCCCCGCGTGGGAATGACGCCGTCACGGCGGCGTCATCCCGCACGGCTGCAGCGCAGCGCAGCGAGGCCCCTGGGGCTGCCGGCAGCGCCGGGCAGCCCTTTGAGCGGGCGGCGACGGCCGCCCGCGAGGTGAAGACGCCCGCGCAGCGCGTCTTCATCAAGATCCCGGCGGCGGCGGAGAACGCCCGCCTGCTGGAGCAGCTGAAGTCGCTGCTTCAGCTTCATCCAGGCTCTGTCGCTACGTTGCTCTATTATGAGAGCACTGGCAAGCTGCTCGCACTAAGCGAGCGCTACAACATTAAGCCATCACCTGAGCTGTTTCAGCAGATGGAAGATATGCTGGGGAGAGGGACAGTGAAGATTAAATAA
- a CDS encoding DUF445 family protein, protein MADWLYIMVSVVVAAFVGGVTNHFAIKMLFHPRNPVMIGKRRVPFTPGLIPKRREDIAESLGTVVADYLVTAEGLQEMVLRPEFRSQAAEKLGVLLERWASSDKTVKEAALLIWTEEEWASLKSKMAAALAAILQYGFRQAWQKYDWEQKPLKDIVPGWSEENRQIWGEAAAKAILDAVVEEMLSSKGQRLLTKIASGLVDNTGGFLGTMAAIFMDEEKLVQKLTPALVRALQGDEARSRVASAIKDRLELYGEKPVGELFYSWIGRDPESWIGAKLQELPLEVWISKVESMEVASWIEPWRSQAEAAVPGLADRLLLLIARVIPPAMKAIRLPQLVKEQVQKFPVDRLEEVILSLSGKEFRAITWLGVLLGGIIGLVQSLMLLWIGR, encoded by the coding sequence TTGGCAGATTGGTTATACATTATGGTCAGTGTTGTCGTGGCAGCGTTTGTTGGCGGAGTAACGAACCATTTTGCGATAAAAATGCTGTTTCACCCAAGGAACCCTGTCATGATCGGAAAGCGGCGCGTACCGTTCACGCCGGGACTCATTCCGAAGCGGAGAGAGGATATAGCGGAGTCTCTAGGCACTGTCGTCGCCGACTACCTGGTTACTGCGGAAGGGCTGCAGGAAATGGTGCTGAGGCCTGAGTTCCGCAGTCAGGCAGCGGAGAAGCTAGGGGTACTGCTAGAACGTTGGGCGAGCAGCGATAAAACAGTCAAGGAAGCTGCCCTGCTTATTTGGACGGAGGAGGAGTGGGCGTCGCTCAAGAGCAAAATGGCAGCGGCGCTGGCAGCGATACTCCAATATGGCTTCCGACAAGCTTGGCAGAAATATGATTGGGAGCAAAAACCGCTAAAAGATATAGTGCCGGGCTGGTCGGAAGAAAACCGTCAGATATGGGGCGAGGCGGCAGCAAAAGCGATTCTTGACGCGGTTGTGGAGGAAATGCTTTCATCCAAGGGTCAGCGTCTGTTGACCAAAATAGCGTCGGGTCTTGTCGACAACACTGGGGGCTTTCTGGGGACGATGGCCGCGATCTTTATGGATGAGGAGAAGCTTGTTCAGAAGCTGACACCAGCCCTCGTACGGGCGTTGCAAGGGGATGAAGCGCGGAGTAGAGTTGCTTCGGCAATTAAGGACCGGCTGGAGCTTTATGGCGAGAAGCCTGTAGGCGAGCTGTTCTATTCTTGGATTGGGCGTGATCCAGAGTCATGGATCGGTGCGAAGCTCCAGGAGCTTCCGCTCGAAGTTTGGATTAGTAAGGTCGAGAGCATGGAAGTCGCTTCATGGATTGAACCGTGGCGCAGTCAAGCTGAAGCTGCCGTTCCTGGTCTTGCAGATCGCCTGCTTCTTCTTATCGCTCGCGTCATTCCGCCCGCAATGAAGGCAATCAGGCTTCCGCAGCTCGTGAAGGAGCAGGTGCAGAAGTTTCCCGTAGATCGGTTGGAAGAGGTTATACTTAGCTTATCGGGCAAAGAGTTTAGAGCAATTACTTGGCTGGGAGTTCTGTTGGGTGGCATAATCGGCTTGGTACAATCGTTAATGCTGCTGTGGATCGGTCGATGA
- a CDS encoding DRTGG domain-containing protein has translation MQGHEESITKHEQLLLYIEGLKIGTKISVRKLARSMGVSEGTAYRAVKEAENLGIVITKERIGTVRVEKKPRNISDQLTFADVVEIVEGHVLGGSEGLDKTLHKYVIGAMKIDAMARYIDAGSLLIVGNREDAHSLALELGSGVLITGGFGTSRAVKALADRLALPIISSRHDTFTVASMINRALFDRLIKKKIMLVEDIVATKPKPNMLKVNSNISDFDQLSLETGMQHFPVVDEWNRVIGIVSRKNVEDIGGGDHHIEKCMVRHPITVGLQTSLASAAQIMVWEGIDFLPVIDRNRKLVSAVTRKEVLQAMRDARNEPQLGETFEHLMWNGFVEERDEEGRLFFQGIITPQMSTDIGTISHGVLTSIMTQAGLSAAKDVGGGDYVVDHLTTYFVRPVQIENAVTITPVVLETSRRACKLEIIITHQDLLISKAVMTLQSIDHA, from the coding sequence TTGCAAGGGCATGAGGAAAGCATTACAAAGCACGAACAACTGCTACTGTACATTGAAGGGCTGAAAATCGGAACTAAAATTTCAGTTCGTAAATTGGCTCGAAGCATGGGGGTAAGTGAAGGGACGGCCTATCGTGCGGTTAAGGAAGCGGAGAATCTGGGGATCGTCATTACGAAAGAGCGGATAGGGACGGTGCGGGTAGAGAAGAAGCCGCGTAATATATCGGATCAGCTGACCTTTGCCGATGTCGTCGAAATTGTGGAGGGACATGTGCTGGGCGGTAGCGAAGGCTTGGATAAGACGCTACATAAATATGTGATCGGTGCGATGAAGATTGATGCGATGGCCCGGTATATTGATGCGGGCAGCCTATTGATCGTGGGGAACCGGGAGGATGCGCACTCATTAGCGCTTGAACTGGGGTCCGGCGTCCTCATTACCGGGGGCTTCGGGACGAGCCGCGCAGTCAAGGCGCTTGCGGATCGCTTAGCTTTACCGATCATTTCATCCAGGCATGATACCTTTACGGTTGCTTCCATGATAAACCGAGCACTGTTTGACCGGCTGATCAAGAAAAAGATTATGCTTGTCGAGGACATTGTCGCGACCAAGCCAAAACCTAATATGCTTAAGGTAAACAGCAATATTTCGGATTTTGACCAGCTTTCTCTGGAAACGGGAATGCAGCACTTTCCAGTCGTGGATGAGTGGAATCGGGTCATCGGTATTGTCAGCCGTAAAAATGTCGAGGACATCGGTGGCGGAGACCATCATATCGAGAAATGTATGGTGCGCCATCCGATTACGGTCGGGCTTCAAACTTCGCTTGCTTCCGCGGCGCAAATTATGGTGTGGGAAGGTATTGATTTCTTGCCGGTGATCGATCGCAACCGGAAGCTTGTCTCCGCTGTCACACGTAAGGAAGTACTGCAAGCGATGCGGGATGCGCGGAACGAACCACAGCTCGGGGAAACGTTTGAGCACTTGATGTGGAACGGCTTCGTCGAGGAACGGGACGAGGAGGGACGACTGTTCTTCCAAGGAATCATTACACCGCAAATGTCGACCGATATCGGCACAATATCCCATGGCGTATTAACTTCGATCATGACTCAAGCGGGCCTCAGCGCAGCCAAGGATGTTGGCGGCGGGGATTATGTCGTCGATCATTTGACGACCTATTTTGTCCGGCCCGTGCAAATTGAGAATGCGGTCACCATTACGCCGGTCGTTCTGGAAACGAGCCGCCGCGCCTGCAAGCTGGAAATCATTATTACTCACCAGGACCTGCTTATTTCCAAAGCGGTCATGACGCTGCAGTCGATCGATCACGCTTAA